A stretch of Panicum virgatum strain AP13 unplaced genomic scaffold, P.virgatum_v5 scaffold_5947, whole genome shotgun sequence DNA encodes these proteins:
- the LOC120694431 gene encoding putative disease resistance protein RGA1, giving the protein MLQNAVESTDLSKLSSLSKDDSWTVFTQIIGEDIKGLDSELLEVGREIVNKCGGVPLAIKVLANVLRGKTRIEQWKAVRDSNLLDAEDKEHRVLASLMLSYSHLPSHLKRCFTICSLFPKGLPLDKQQLVDQWIAHNVISLTHGYNCLEDVGDECFNSLVQVSFLQDVKEYFGRVCCEMHDLLHDLARCKQFHKIPQILLPDSIGDCNMLSSIYLCQCMELAALSNSIGRNKKLRVLKLDHTKIKELPVVITKLRNLQCLSLRNCYRLVELPKGIGNLDKLQFLNLEYCVQLVELPKEINNLEKLQVLNLENRGELVNLPEGTSKLEKLQVLNLEGCRKLVELPDGIVKFERLQVLNLKDCEELRGMPIELANVGRNSEGLIIRGISHVLEKDDAHKACLKEKTNLQRLKLEWKMRQKGEVNTEFFFNEKVDTMLEEAVLDGLEPPAGIKELEICGYSGEKYAWWMQNQVVGTEVKGQACFQFLRAMKLSDFQGLKHLQGLVELPCLEELELHKMPSLESISCGPFPSLGIKCLTTLKKLVIKKCPDLARRSEEGKGKDWHLISHILDVWID; this is encoded by the exons ATGTTGCAGAATGCAGTGGAATCAACAGATCTGTCGAAGTTGTCGTCCTTGTCTAAGGATGATAGCTGGACAGTGTTCACTCAGATCATTGGTGAGGACATAAAAGGTTTGGACTCTGAATTATTGGAAGTTGGGAGAGAGATTGTGAATAAATGTGGTGGGGTGCCACTTGCAATTAAAGTTCTTGCAAATGTCCTTCGTGGCAAGACACGTATAGAACAATGGAAGGCCGTGAGAGACAGTAATCTACTAGATGCTGAGGATAAAGAGCATAGAGTATTAGCAAGCTTGATGTTGAGCTATTCCCATTTACCATCCCATCTGAAACGGTGCTTCACAATATGTTCATTGTTTCCTAAAGGCCTTCCGCTCGATAAACAACAATTGGTTGACCAATGGATTGCTCACAATGTGATTAGTTTGACTCATGGTTACAATTGCTTGGAGGATGTTGGCGACGAGTGCTTCAATTCACTTGTGCAAGTTTCTTTTCTCCAGGATGTGAAGGAATATTTTGGGAGAGTGTGTTGCGAGATGCATGATTTGCTTCATGATCTTGCCA GATGCAAGCAGTTCCACAAAATACCCCAGATACTTTTACCAGATTCAATTGGTGACTGTAATATGCTTTCAAGCATTTATCTTTGCCAGTGCATGGAGCTTGCAGCCTTGTCAAATTCTATTGGTAGAAATAAAAAGCTAAGAGTTCTTAAACTAGATCATACCAAGATTAAGGAGCTACCAGTAGTTATAACAAAATTgagaaatctacaatgtttGAGTCTACGTAATTGTTATAGGCTGGTAGAGTTGCCCAAAGGCATCGGAAATTTGGATAAGCTTCAATTTTTGAACCTAGAATATTGTGTGCAGCTAGTAGAGCTACCTAAAGAAATTAACAACTTGGAGAAGCTTCAAGTTTTGAACTTGGAAAATCGTGGGGAACTGGTAAATCTACCTGAAGGCACTAGCAAGTTGGAGAAGCTTCAAGTTTTGAACCTCGAAGGCTGTAGGAAGCTGGTAGAGCTGCCTGATGGCATTGTCAAGTTTGAGAGGCTTCAAGTTTTGAACCTGAAAGATTGTGAAGAATTGAGAGGGATGCCTATAG AGCTCGCAAATGTAGGTAGGAATAGTGAAGGTCTAATTATCAGAGGTATTTCACATGTGTTGGAGAAAGATGATGCACATAAGGCATGCTTGAAAGAGAAGACAAATTTACAGAGGTTGAAGCTAGAATGGAAGATGCGTCAGAAAGGTGAGGTGAACACTGAGTTTTTCTTTAATGAAAAGGTGGACACTATGTTGGAGGAGGCTGTACTTGATGGCCTAGAACCGCCAGCTGGGATTAAAGAGCTAGAAATTTGTGGGTACTCAGGCGAGAAATATGCATGGTGGATGCAGAATCAGGTTGTTGGTACTGAAGTAAAGGGGCAAGCTTGCTTCCAATTTTTGAGGGCGATGAAGCTATCTGATTTCCAAGGATTGAAGCATCTACAAGGGCTTGTGGAACTTCCTTGTCTGGAGGAGCTTGAGCTGCACAAGATGCCTTCTCTTGAGAGCATAAGCTGTGGCCCATTTCCTTCACTG GGTATAAAATGCCTCACCACTCTGAAGAAATTGGTGATCAAGAAGTGCCCTGATCTGGCGAGGCGCTCCGAGGAAGGAAAGGGGAAGGACTGGCACCTCATTTCCCACATCCTTGATGTGTGGATTGATTGA